A stretch of the Lolium perenne isolate Kyuss_39 chromosome 3, Kyuss_2.0, whole genome shotgun sequence genome encodes the following:
- the LOC127321133 gene encoding uncharacterized protein yields the protein MRAQTPELLPHEQTDEQKAFLAPKKTFIAPHTMKHFAETRIKRAEPRSDYDRSLGQSSRASKAKKVAQLGQQGNQSIPHFVVQSYDDPETASMIEREARRQGADVQYEDYYPTAEVVNKYRYGHDLVKPGELARLGTQMRRLHEWYLKACRRGDRYLTVYLRDEHYFRGREEINLELEELFQLFNQDALDKAVISCYCLMKKLECKRGKLHDIGFIDPNTVHEVTVRQYPKDTEDNMLLFLQKQANKEDIYFPYNFNFHFILLIIDLKKGVVNVMDSKRKEHAEWADMAAILQRAWKQFINTVPGKWKPELTFKDYPCMRQESGNNLCGYYVCDFIREMASHRDAEDAIHHTRMIRLRDSLITEDRIRAIQEELAGFFLNEALAPNGEYYRQFVDLERRSGHALLWE from the exons atgagggcacagactccagagttgttaccacatgagcagactgatgagcaaaaggcgtttcttgcgccgaagaagacgtTTATTGCACCACATAcaatgaagcactttgccgagacgagaataaaGAGAGCTGAGCCGAGaagtgattatgaccgctctcttggacagtcctctagagcgagcaaagcgaaaaaagtcgcccagcttggacaacagGGAAATCAGTCCATACCCCACTTCGTCGTGCAgtcctatgatgatccagagacggcatcgatgatcgaacgggaggcTAGACGTCAGGGAGCAGATGttcagtacgaagattactatccaacggctgaagtcgtaaacaagtatagatacggacatgatctcgtcaaacctggcgagctcgcgcgtctagggactcagatgcgaaggttgcatgaatggtacctgaaagcctgtcgaagaggtgatcgctacctcacggtgtatcttagagatgagcattacttccgggggcgggaggagataaaccttgagttagaagaactgtttcagttattcaatcaagacgccctcgacaaagctgtcatcagttgctactgcct aatgaagaagctcgaatgcaaaagaggtAAGCTCCATGACAtcgggttcattgacccaaacacagttcatgaagtcacGGTTCGACagtaccccaaggacacagaggacaacatgctactgtttttacagaagcaagcaaacaaagaggatatatactttccctacaacttcaa cttccactttattctcctaatcattgatcttaagaaaggagtcgtaaatgtcatggactcgaaacgtaaagaacatgcggaatgggcggacatggctgccatcctccagag ggcttggaaacagttcatcaatactgttccgggtaaatggaaaccggagcttacatttaaagattaccct tgtatgaggcaggaatccgggaataacttatgtggatactacgtctgcgacTTCATTCGTGAGATGGCAAGTCACAGGGATGCGGAGGACgctatacaccacactcgt atgatacgcctgcgggactctctcataacggaggatcgcatacgagcaattcaagaggaactcgcGGGATTCTTTCTTAACGAGGCCCTTGCCCCAAATGGAGAGTACTATCGGCAGTTCGTAGATCTTGAACGACGTAGTGGTCACGCATTATTGTGGgaatag